In one window of Myotis daubentonii chromosome 13, mMyoDau2.1, whole genome shotgun sequence DNA:
- the TLX1 gene encoding T-cell leukemia homeobox protein 1 isoform X2, with protein MEHLGPHHLHPGHAEPISFGIDQILNSPDQGGCMGPNSRLQDGEYGLGCLVGGAYAYGGGGPVAGAAAGNAGAYGAGGPSGPGGPAGGGGGACSMGPLAGSYNVNMALAGGPAPGGGGGGGGGALSAAGVIRVPAHRPLAGAVAHPQPLATGLPTVPSVPAVPGVNNLTGLTFPWMESNRRYTKDRFTGHPYQNRTPPKKKKPRTSFTRLQICELEKRFHRQKYLASAERAALAKALKMTDAQVKTWFQNRRTKWRRQTAEEREAERQQANRILLQLQQEAFQKSLAQPLPADPLCVHNSSLFALQNLQPWSDDSTKITSVTSVASACE; from the exons ATGGAGCACCTGGGTCCGCACCATCTCCACCCGGGCCACGCGGAGCCCATCAGCTTCGGCATCGACCAGATCCTCAACAGCCCGGACCAGGGCGGCTGCATGGGGCCAAACTCACGCCTCCAGGACGGAGAATACGGCCTTGGCTGTTTGGTCGGAGGCGCCTACGCTTACGGAGGCGGGGGACCGGTGGCCGGGGCGGCGGCCGGGAACGCGGGGGCCTACGGCGCAGGCGGCCCGAGCGGTCCTGGTGgcccggcgggcggcgggggcggtgCCTGCAGCATGGGCCCTCTGGCCGGCTCCTACAACGTGAACATGGCCTTGGCGGGCGGCCCGGccccgggaggcggcggcggcggcggcggaggggcGCTGAGCGCTGCGGGAGTGATTCGGGTGCCCGCGCACAGACCACTAGCTGGAGCGGtggcccacccccagcctctggctACTGGCTTGCCCACGGTGCCCTCCGTGCCCGCCGTGCCGGGTGTCAACAACCTCACCGGCCTCACCTTCCCCTGGATGGAGAGTAACCGCAGATACACAAAGGACAGGTTCACAG GTCACCCCTATCAGAACCGGACGCCCCCCAAGAAGAAGAAGCCGCGCACGTCCTTCACGCGCCTGCAGATCTGCGAGCTGGAGAAGCGCTTCCACCGCCAGAAGTACCTGGCCTCCGCCGAGCGCGCCGCCCTGGCCAAGGCGCTCAAAATGACTGACGCTCAGGTCAAAACCTGGTTCCAGAACCGGCGGACCAAGTGGAG GCGGCAGACCGCGGAGGAGCGCGAGGCCGAGAGGCAGCAGGCGAACCGCAtcctcctgcagctgcagcaaGAGGCCTTCCAGAAGAGCCTGGCGCAGCCGCTGCCCGCGGACCCGCTCTGCGTTCACAACTCGTCGCTCTTCGCCCTGCAGAACCTGCAGCCCTGGTCTGACGACTCCACCAAGATCACCAGCGTCACGTCTGTGGCCTCGGCCTGCGAGTGA
- the TLX1 gene encoding T-cell leukemia homeobox protein 1 isoform X1: protein MEHLGPHHLHPGHAEPISFGIDQILNSPDQGGCMGPNSRLQDGEYGLGCLVGGAYAYGGGGPVAGAAAGNAGAYGAGGPSGPGGPAGGGGGACSMGPLAGSYNVNMALAGGPAPGGGGGGGGGALSAAGVIRVPAHRPLAGAVAHPQPLATGLPTVPSVPAVPGVNNLTGLTFPWMESNRRYTKDRFTVALSPFTVTRRIGHPYQNRTPPKKKKPRTSFTRLQICELEKRFHRQKYLASAERAALAKALKMTDAQVKTWFQNRRTKWRRQTAEEREAERQQANRILLQLQQEAFQKSLAQPLPADPLCVHNSSLFALQNLQPWSDDSTKITSVTSVASACE from the exons ATGGAGCACCTGGGTCCGCACCATCTCCACCCGGGCCACGCGGAGCCCATCAGCTTCGGCATCGACCAGATCCTCAACAGCCCGGACCAGGGCGGCTGCATGGGGCCAAACTCACGCCTCCAGGACGGAGAATACGGCCTTGGCTGTTTGGTCGGAGGCGCCTACGCTTACGGAGGCGGGGGACCGGTGGCCGGGGCGGCGGCCGGGAACGCGGGGGCCTACGGCGCAGGCGGCCCGAGCGGTCCTGGTGgcccggcgggcggcgggggcggtgCCTGCAGCATGGGCCCTCTGGCCGGCTCCTACAACGTGAACATGGCCTTGGCGGGCGGCCCGGccccgggaggcggcggcggcggcggcggaggggcGCTGAGCGCTGCGGGAGTGATTCGGGTGCCCGCGCACAGACCACTAGCTGGAGCGGtggcccacccccagcctctggctACTGGCTTGCCCACGGTGCCCTCCGTGCCCGCCGTGCCGGGTGTCAACAACCTCACCGGCCTCACCTTCCCCTGGATGGAGAGTAACCGCAGATACACAAAGGACAGGTTCACAG TGGCCCTCTCACCCTTCACTGTAACACGCCGTATAGGTCACCCCTATCAGAACCGGACGCCCCCCAAGAAGAAGAAGCCGCGCACGTCCTTCACGCGCCTGCAGATCTGCGAGCTGGAGAAGCGCTTCCACCGCCAGAAGTACCTGGCCTCCGCCGAGCGCGCCGCCCTGGCCAAGGCGCTCAAAATGACTGACGCTCAGGTCAAAACCTGGTTCCAGAACCGGCGGACCAAGTGGAG GCGGCAGACCGCGGAGGAGCGCGAGGCCGAGAGGCAGCAGGCGAACCGCAtcctcctgcagctgcagcaaGAGGCCTTCCAGAAGAGCCTGGCGCAGCCGCTGCCCGCGGACCCGCTCTGCGTTCACAACTCGTCGCTCTTCGCCCTGCAGAACCTGCAGCCCTGGTCTGACGACTCCACCAAGATCACCAGCGTCACGTCTGTGGCCTCGGCCTGCGAGTGA